The Marasmius oreades isolate 03SP1 chromosome 9, whole genome shotgun sequence sequence AGCTGTAGCCATTCTGACTGTTGAGAACAAGTTGAGAATAAGAGCCTCGCGATCGGTTGGGTGTTTCGGGCACGGTATCTTCTGATTCCCACGCTACATTACATACTGCCCGAGGCTTTCACCGCGGCTCCCCACATGTACAGTGGTAAATTACTCACACTGATCTCTTTACTTATCCACTTCTCAAATCTGCTACTTTCCGGATTTACAAGATTATCGACTGGCTGAATCCGGTCCAGTCCAAGTCCAGTCCGGATTGAGGGCGCGGGGTGACCATTGTGATTGTTGAAGATTGAACATCGAAGGCTCCCCGTTCGACCTCAATGATCGTTCGTCGCTTCTGAGTAAGTACTCCAGTTTGATTTCATCTTGAATGTTTCTAGAGACATCATTAGTCTTCACACCCTACTGAGATACCAAAATCTCAAGTCTCCATTCCAGCGGGTATCTGGAGGTGTGGTTCGCTCTACCACAGCATAGGAGGTATTGGAGAATGTCCATTCAGGTCAAGATTTTACTAGGCCCTCAAGCTGAAAAGGTCCGTGATAAATTAAATTAACTTACACGAGCGACTGAAAGATAATTTAGGACCAACGTTCAGAAAACCCGACTCAAATCTTCTTTCCATCCCAAACCTCTCCATATCTGTCTTGAATCCAGGGGCGACACTTTTGGCTCTCCTTTGAATATTCCCTCGGACGATGAGTCGTACGCGACGACCAGTTCCACTTCTTTTTGGCTTAGCCTCTAGGCCGCCCTAAGATCCAGAGTCTCCCAAAATGCTATCTTCTAGACGCTCGCCGAGATCTCTCCCACAACCGCGAGAACTATTGGTGACTAAGACTCAACATCCTTTGGCTATGGTGATTTGTCCAATATAAGGTGAAATATCCGAGTGTTCTCACATGCGTACTGTCCGGAGTGTAGTTTTGGAAGCTAGCTCTCCAAAAACACCGAAGGCTGACAATATACCCGACGACAGCTAGAATTTTCTCAGGTCTCTTCTCAACTTTATACCCTCGATTCGGGTCGCTTTTCGGTGTTTATTGCCCACAATTTCACGGTTCAAACCGTGCTGCAGTCCTACTGAGGAACGCATGGAAAATCTCAGGTCGATCTTTGTTCGCTTATTCTTCCTTAGGTTGAGGTCCCGGCACGTTCAGAAGTCCGAGGGTCTGGCAGTGACCGTCAATAGTATAAGTTGATGCGGGCGGCCAaaaccttcaagcttcaagcttcagggGTGAATTGTTGGCATAGAGGGTTTACTATGGATAAAATATACCGAGATGATGTTCACTGTGTCATCGAGTACACTGTGTACTCATAAAACAGTAAATCCTGTATATTATTGTCTCGAATCACACTTGCAGTCTACCAAAATCTCTATTTCTCGTTGTATCCCTAACAAAACGGGTGGCGGCGAAGTATTGATGCACTGCCACTATTGTAATTGCGCCCAAAACTGGCATTTTTGATTGATAGACAGCTGCAGTCGTCTCCTGAGCAGTACCTACCCCTCCCCTCCCCATTGCTGAGGCCTTGATTTCATCGCTTTACCGCCATGGGCTGCTGTGGTGAACCAATAGATGCTTCGAATAACGACAATTCCAACAGGCCTCAACCATATCCGATGGGATTCGTGAACCAGCAGCCCGGGCCGATTTCCAGCCTGGAAAAACCAACATTCCAGAACCCGTCACCTCAACCTCTCCCTCAAGCATATCTCGGTCAACAGCAGAATGGGTATCATATTCATAGCCAAACATTACAGCCTTCGTGGACGGGCGTCTCGTCGACACCAACACaattctcttcctctccaccCCCAGGAACACCATTATTCACTGGGACAACTTCGCCTACATACAATGGTTCACCTCCTCCAGTAATGACCGCAGAATCTCTCATGAGACCTCCAAGCACATTTCAAGGGAGCCATTTTGGAATCTCTACACCGCCGCCAATGAGCCCTCAACCTTTGCAACCATTGCGAGCGGAATCAGTTACGGTGTCGTCGCGCGAGGGAAAGATGTCAGTTTCGATTGACTTTGGTGGGTTCTTGACGTCTTGTTTTTGCCTTGATTTGAAATAAACCTGGCGTCTATCCAATAGGGACCACGTTCTCTGGTGTTGTAAGCCCTGAAgctttattattattcttcCTCCTAATGGCCCCCTTATCAGGCGTATGGGTCATCGCGTATTGCCGGTGGACAAGTGCAACAAATTCTAAACTGGCCGGGAGCAACCGAAACTTTCAGAAAAGTGTGTCAGAAGCCTATTTAcgctttcttttttctttgcaCTGGTTCTGATCATGAAATTCATCAGATTCCGACGTGCCTTCTGTACGACGAACATGGTAGAGTTCTCGCTTGGGGTCTTGAGGCAAAGAACGCGGGTCCAATGCCCGGGACGCTGGTGCGTGAACCATTCAAGTATCTACAAACCAGAGATACAATCGTTGACACGTTTACCAGAGATGTGAATGGTTCAAACTCTTTTTGGAGCCCAATGCCCTTCGCGAAGAATCCGCCATAGATCCTCGACTTCCTCCACTACCACCTGGGAAGAAGCCCATCGATGTCATCGTTGACTTTCTCAGTCACTTATGGGAGTATGCGAAAGTCCAGATAACTCAGGTCACCGGTGCCGTCTCTGATTTGGGTGAGCTTCATGGGGGTTGTTGTGTCGATTAGGTTCTGGAATTGACATGAAGCTGAACAGACACCGCGGATGTATGGCTGACCGTACCTGCGGCATGGGACGCTCAAGGCTGTAATATCATGAGGGAAGCTGCTATTATTGCAGGACTTGTGCAGAATGCTCGCGCTGGCGATGATAGAGATTGGAGGGATCGTTTGAGAATCATTACCGAACCGGAAGCAGCTGCAGTCCACTGCGCTCATCTGACGGACCTTCATCATCTGAAACCCTCCCAGAACTTTGTTGTCTGTGATGCGGGAGGCGGCACAGTCGATCTAGCTGTTTATAAGGTAAAATAACACTCATCTCGATGATCATTTTCCTCATCCGAGCGATGTTGCAGATTATTGGACAGATGACACACCTCGAAATCGCAGAAATAGCTGCAAGGTCCGGTGCCAACTGCGGCAGTCTATTCCTAGACTTGCGCTTCAGGGAGCTTGTCAGAACGGTAATCCTTTTCATTTTCTGAGTTTCTTTGGTCTAACAACGAATCTTAGTTACTGGCAGATCACCCTGCCCATCTGGATCCAGCCTCGCTCGCGTATTTTAGTGCGTGGCACGAACAATTCAGGGTTAAACACTGTTTTAAAAACATTTCCCAACAGTGCACTCGTTCAGTGAATCTGACAAACTCGATTACGCAGGGGTACAAGATGACGGTGAATCACCATATCCGTTCGGCCAAAGTCGTTCCCCGTAAATCTGACATCACTTTCCAGAAACGACATTTCACTTCACATGCTTCAATGTCGAAGACGCTAATGACCCTTCCGTTGGGCTCATTGATGGCCAACTTTCTATACCTGGCGTGCTACTACGGAGAGAAGTGTACGCTCTCCATCAAATTCGAAAGTTCTCACAGTCGTACTGAATAAGATCCTTCTGAATAGTTTTGACCCGGTCATTGAGCAGGTATTTTGCATCAAAGCCTCTGGCTGAATTTGATATTGCTCAGCGCTTATTGGCTCACCCCCCAGGTGTTGAACCTCATCGAGGACCAACTGAAAAAAGTCGAACAACGAATCGATGCTCTCCTTCTTGTAGGAGGCTTTGCAGGGAGTGAGTATCTGAAGCAAAGGGTCGAGGTTAGCAGTGACTTCACTCACCTTGTAGCCTCAAAACTGACGAACGATCTACCTACTCGAAAGGCTCAATTCTCGTCCCGAATACGGATTATTGCAAGGCCTGCCGATGCCGACACTGCTACCTTAAGAGGTGCAGCGCGGTATGGTCTAGCCCAAAGGCCACTTGTGTCAAATGTCATCGCGCCACGATCCTACATCATGAAAGTACGTATACCGTTCCTATGTTTAGCTTCCAGAATCTCACTCGTAGTAGGTGAAATTGCCAGCCGACCAAGAAGACTGGCAAAAGCGTCCAGCGTATATTAAGAATAACGACGCTGGCTATCCAATCTGTGAGAACAGGTACATTTCATTCTATGTGGAACCGTCAATTGATTTACTTACTCGACTCGGACTCTTTTCAGATTACAATATCTCGTGCAGAAGGGTGCTATCATTAGAAAGGGGTACGTTGGTTTTTTATCCAATTGACCTTACTCATACGAAAACCTTAGGCAACGACTTACCACCAAGTTCTGGTGAGTTCCGATTAGGTTCCTCTGCACCCGCTCGTCAAGTTGAATTATTTTTAGCAAGTACTCGCAGGATGCTCAGGGTAAGAGTGCATCTGTTCCTTTTGGCAGGGTTCTTATCTAACCTGTTTGCTCCGCAGATTCTTCGTTCGTAGCTGTGTTATATACCAGCGATTCGGAAAAGACCATGCGATACACCGACGAAGGGGAAACGTCAGAGTTGTGCAAATGGACAGTTGATCTGTCTTCACTTCCGGCTTTCCAAGCCAACGCTTCCGCATCCATGACTCAAAATGGTTTCTACACTGGTGGGCACCTTTTATCTATCGACATCGGGTGTTTCTCAACATATTTTCGATGATAGAATTTGAGATCGGCCTGGAGTTGGACAGCGCAGAGGTTCGAGGCATCTTGCTATACAACGATGAGGAATGGGGAAGGTAAGGTTATTGTTGACCTAAAGGTTTCCGCGCACTGACCGCTTTCTAGGGTTACATTTGATTTCCTGAACTAGATCTCTATACGATGTCATGTTCTACTGGCAGCGTCCCGAATAATGAGCACAGTGAGCGCGACGCGCGATATTAAATAGAGCACACGTTTTATGTGTGGATAAGGTTCAAGAGGTGTTGTGGCAATTATCATCGTTCAAAATCTACTGATGAACAGATCCTGTGCCTCACTGGGTATCTCGCATGATGATACGATGATTTCTAAGGTATCCCGTTCTTCCCGATGACGATTTAGATCCGGCTATTGCCGTGATCATCTCGATCCCGAACGCAATCGAAAATAGCGAAATCGGAACAAAACTGCGTAAGCGTTCGGGTATAAATTCCAGAAAATTTTCGATGCAGTCGCGATCACCTTATAGCATGACCCCCCGGTTCACCATTCCTCTCAGTCAAGTATCTTTGCAAACCCTCTACGACGCCCTCCAACCTTGTACCTCTCGTGACGCTACCTTCGTCAACTGGGCTCAAACGTTCGGATGTAAACCACTGCTCGTGTTCGAACCCGAGGACGAAAATCAATGTGAAATGATATTGGAACTCGCCAGGAGGGAGGGAAAGGTTGTTAGAGCAGCCGGCATAGGACACAGTCCCAGCGACCTTGCTTGCACGAACGAGTTTTTAATTCGCACCAAAAACTTGAACCGGGTGTTGAAGGTGCGTGTCGTGATTCATTTTTGAATAAGGAAAGCTGATTCAACTGCCGCGAGCGCGTCTTAGGTGGATATTGATAAGAGGCGCGTCGTGGCCCAGGGCGGCATCGCTCTCAGCGATCTTCACGTGGAGCTTGAGAAACACGGTCTGGCGATGATAAATCTTGGGTCCATATCCGACCAAACCTTGGCTGGAGTCATCACCACTGCTACCCACGGATCTGGCGTTGAATATGGCGTCTTGTCCACCCACGTTATCTCCCTTGATCTACTACTTCCGGACGGCTCCCGCGTGCACTGCTCACAACAAGAGAGACCGGAACTATTCATGGCATCCCTTTGTGGTCTCGGCTCGACTGGGCTCCTGATCAACATCGAAATTGAAGTAGAACCCGCTTTCCGTCTCAAGGAATTCCACCAATCTCGAACGTTTGAAGATGCAATGGGAAACTGGCAAGAGGTTGCCTATTCTGGGGAACATGTCCGGTTTTATTGGTTCCCAGCTGCAGATACCATCATGCAGAGAGTAGCAAATCGCACACAAGAAGTAAGCTATTTCAGCCCACATGTTTACGATTTTAGGTGTCGGGAACTCAAGCGGTTTATTTTAAGGACAAGGTTTCGTGCTATAGTTGGCTGTGGGACACCTTGTGTGGTTATCATGTCGTTCACTTCATGCTGTTTCTGGGCCTGTTCTGGCCTTACA is a genomic window containing:
- a CDS encoding uncharacterized protein (BUSCO:EOG092624X0), encoding MQSRSPYSMTPRFTIPLSQVSLQTLYDALQPCTSRDATFVNWAQTFGCKPLLVFEPEDENQCEMILELARREGKVVRAAGIGHSPSDLACTNEFLIRTKNLNRVLKVDIDKRRVVAQGGIALSDLHVELEKHGLAMINLGSISDQTLAGVITTATHGSGVEYGVLSTHVISLDLLLPDGSRVHCSQQERPELFMASLCGLGSTGLLINIEIEVEPAFRLKEFHQSRTFEDAMGNWQEVAYSGEHVRFYWFPAADTIMQRVANRTQEDKVSCYSWLWDTLCGYHVVHFMLFLGLFWPYMSSLASRFASWLASADAMEIDDSHRIFNFDCLFLQHTTEWAIPIENTEACLRDLRNWWMKEREDPHGMRPHFPVEIRFSAPDEIWLSPSNGRQTCWIGIVHYKPYGIDVPYRKLFSGFEHILTSHQGRPHWAKAHRLQPEDLRKRYSRFDDFVRVLEEVDPKGMFRNDYIKRHIFGQPTDSRVHQL